A window of Panthera leo isolate Ple1 chromosome D2, P.leo_Ple1_pat1.1, whole genome shotgun sequence contains these coding sequences:
- the LOC122202101 gene encoding pancreatic lipase-related protein 2-like — protein MLPSWTIGLLLLATVRGKEICYGHLGCFSDGKPWTGILQRPLKLFPWAPKDIDTRFLLYTNENPNNFQLITATDLDTVEASNFQLERKTRFIIHGFIDKGEESWLLDMCKKMFQVEKVNCICVDWRRGAKTQYTQAVHNIRVVGAEIAFLIQRLSTELGYGPEDVHLIGHSLGAHAAAEAGRRLGGCVGRITGLDPAEPCFQGTPEEVRLDPSDAMFVDVIHTDSAPMIPFLGFGMSQKVGHLDFYPNGGKQMPGCQKNALSTIVDINGLWEGTRDFVACNHLRSYKYYSSSITSPDGFLGYPCASYNDFQEGNCFPCPPEGCPQMGHYADRFQGKTRAVGQTFFLNTGDSGNFTRWRHRVSVTLAGKRKTSGYFRIALYGSNGNSKQYEIFKGSLQPHASHMRDIDVDINVGKIQKVKFLWNNHVINLFRPKLGASQITVQSGENGTEYNFCSNDTVSEDVLQSLYAC, from the exons GAAAAGAGATCTGTTATGGACATCTTGGCTGCTTTTCTGATGGAAAACCATGGACGGGGATCCTTCAGAGGCCTTTAAAGTTATTTCCCTGGGCTCCCAAGGACATTGACACCCGCTTTCTTCTGTACACAAATGAAAATCCGAACAACTTCCAA CTGATCACTGCCACTGATCTAGACACTGTCGAGGCTTCAAACTTCCAACTGGAACGCAAGACACGCTTCATCATCCATGGCTTCATAGACAAGGGGGAAGAGAGCTGGCTGCTGGACATGTGCAAG AAAATGTTTCAAGTGGAGAAGGTGAACTGCATCTGCGTGGACTGGAGACGTGGGGCAAAGACACAATATACCCAAGCGGTGCACAACATTCGGGTTGTGGGAGCAGAGATAGCTTTCTTAATACAACGGCTGTCG ACCGAGCTGGGCTACGGCCCCGAGGACGTGCACCTGATCGGCCACAGCCTGGGCGCGCACGCGGCGGCCGAAGCGGGCAGGAGGCTCGGCGGCTGCGTGGGCAGGATCACAG GACTGGATCCAGCAGAGCCATGCTTCCAGGGCACGCCTGAGGAGGTTCGGCTGGACCCATCGGATGCCATGTTTGTGGATGTGATTCACACGGATTCTGCTCCCATGATCCCTTTCCTAG GTTTTGGAATGAGCCAAAAGGTGGGCCATCTGGATTTCTATCCAAATGGAGGAAAGCAAATGCCTGGATGTCAGAAAAATGCCCTTTCAACCATCGTTGACATAAACGGACTATGGGAAG GAACCCGAGACTTTGTGGCGTGCAATCACCTAAGAAGCTATAAGTATTACTCAAGCAGCATCACCAGCCCCGACGGCTTCCTGGGCTACCCATGTGCCTCCTACAATGACTTTCAGGAG GGTAACTGTTTCCCTTGTCCACCTGAAGGATGCCCCCAAATGGGGCACTATGCTGACCGATTTCAGGGGAAAACCAGAGCTGTGGGACAGACCTTTTTCCTGAACACAGGAGACAGTGGTAACTTTACGC GTTGGAGACATAGGGTGTCGGTCACACTGGCTGGAAAACGGAAAACAAGCGGGTACTTCAGGATTGCTTTGTATGGAAGTAACGGGAACTCAAAACAATATGAAATTTTCAA AGGATCCCTCCAACCACATGCAAGTCACATGCGTGACATTGACGTGGACATCAATGTTGGAAAAATCCAGAAGGTTAAGTTCCTCTGGAACAACCATGTGATCAATCTGTTCCGGCCCAAGCTGGGGGCTTCGCAAATCACGGTGCAAAGCGGTGAAAATGGGACTGA